TCGATCTCGCTCCGGCTGAGCCGGCGCTCGCGCGGTGCGCTCGCGAGCCTGCGCACGCCCTTCGCCGGATTGGCTTCGATCTTTCCGAGGCGAACCGCGTGCTCAAAAATCGAATGCAGCGTCGACATGGTTCGCGCGGCCACGCCGTCGCCGCCGGTGGTGGCGCCGCCGCGGCTGCCCGCGCGAGGCTTCGAGGTCTTGCCGGCCGCGATGTCTGCCTGCGCGCCTTCGACGTCGCCGAGCTTGAGGGACGCGACTTGGCGGCGGCCGAGGAGCGGCTTGATGTGCGCCTCAATGCGGCTGCGGTCCATCGCCAGCGTGGACGGCTTGATCGGCCGCCGACGGCGGCCGAGGATCCGCCCGGCTTCCGCCTCGGCCAGATACCAGTCGCAGACTTCGGCGACGGTGAGCAGGCCCGCCGCCTTCGCTTCCTCGGCGACCGGATCGACGCCCTTGGAGACCGCGACCAGCTTCTCATGGGCGAGCTTGCGAGCTTCTTCGACCGTCATCAGCCCATATCGCCCGATGACGGCTCTCCGGTTCCTCCCTTCCGGGGTGCGATACTGGATGACGAAGCTCTTGAGGCCCGACGGCATCACCTGCACGCCGAACCCGCGCAGCTCGCGATCCCACACGAAATGCTCCCGAACCTTGACCCCATCTCTCGAAGGTTTCGGAGCCTTGAGCGCGTCCACGATCCGCTTTGTGATCTTTTCCGTCGCCATATCAACACCTTGTCGAATTTTTGCTTAGAATCGCCTTACCATACCCTCTATCGAAGCCGATTCCAAGCATTTCGAAGCAAGTCGGCGGCTACCTTCCGGATAGGTTCGGCGAGACTGATGTCAGATACCATATTGATTTATAGTGTTAAATCGTGCCGTAGCGTGAAGCCGGATATGGCGGCGAAAGCTCGTCGGGCACCTTGCCAAGGTTGGGGTCGAGGGTTCGAATCCCTTCGCCCGCTCCAGAGCAATCTCCTAAATTCCAATCATCTCGTTGTTTGCTGCCCAGGGTATAGCCTGAAGGTATGACGTCCTGACGGCGTCAGCGTCTTGGCCTGCCGCCCAATATTCCTTGCAATCCCGATCACTCGTATTTCGGAGCCAAGCGATCGGCGCTTCCGAGCGCCTGGATGCGGCGTTTCTGATGCGGCTCCACCGTTCCATCAGGATCACAGCGCTGGCCTGCTCGCGTTCTCGCCGGCAGGCTGGACAGGACGCGCGGCCTCTTGTTTCTTTGCTGCGGAAACCAGGGTCCGGCTTTCTCCCCGTGACGAGCGTTTCAGACAACCTCGCAGACGAGGACCAACGATAGAGCACCGCGCCTTTGGGAGGGCCGCATCGATGAAGGATTTCGCAGGTAAAATCGCTGTCGTGACCGGCGGCGGCACCGGCATGGGGCGCGAACTGGTGCGCCAGCTTGTCGCCGAGGGCTGCAATGTCGCGATGTGCGACGTGTCGGCGGAGAACATGGCTGAGACCAAGCGGCTGTGCGAGGCGGAGAAGCTGCCGCAGGGCCTGCGCGTGACCACACACATCGCCGACGTCTCGATCGAAGATCAGGTGCTGCGTTTCCGTGACGAGGTCGCCGAACAGCAAGCCACCGATCGCATCCATCTGTTGTTCAACAACGCCGGCATCGGTGGTGGCGGCAGCATGCTCAGCAACAGCCGCGAGCAGTGGGACAAGACC
The sequence above is drawn from the Afipia sp. P52-10 genome and encodes:
- a CDS encoding site-specific integrase, with the translated sequence MATEKITKRIVDALKAPKPSRDGVKVREHFVWDRELRGFGVQVMPSGLKSFVIQYRTPEGRNRRAVIGRYGLMTVEEARKLAHEKLVAVSKGVDPVAEEAKAAGLLTVAEVCDWYLAEAEAGRILGRRRRPIKPSTLAMDRSRIEAHIKPLLGRRQVASLKLGDVEGAQADIAAGKTSKPRAGSRGGATTGGDGVAARTMSTLHSIFEHAVRLGKIEANPAKGVRRLASAPRERRLSRSEIERLGKTLRAAAQEGEHPTGLAAIRFLLLTGFRRMEALGLQRTWLDEEECAIRFPDTKSGAQIRVIGQAAIDLLLDQPKTKSPFFFPADWGEGHFIGVVRVLDRVCQKAGLADITPHTLRHTYASLAGDLGFSELTIAALLGHSARGVTQRYVHIDEALRMTADQVADEMADLLDGRATPSRSRSSRRGRSERKLEATGA